Proteins from a genomic interval of Pseudomonas versuta:
- the zigA gene encoding zinc metallochaperone GTPase ZigA has protein sequence MPERLPVTVLSGFLGAGKSTLLNYILRNRDNLRVAVIVNDMSEINIDAGEVQRDVTLNRAEEKLVEMSNGCICCTLREDLLEEVSKLAKEGRFDYLLIESTGISEPLPVAETFTFRDDSGQSLADIARLDTMVTVVDGLNFLQDYQEAESLASRGETLGEDDERSITDLLIEQIEFADVILISKIDLISSTARRELIAILERLNAQAEIIPMVMGEVPLKKILDTGRFDFERAAQAPGWLEELRGEHVPETEEYGIASTAYRARRPFHPERFFNFIDRPWTNGKLLRSKGFFWLASKFQEAGSWSQAGGLMRYGFAGRWWRFVPRDQWPQDAQTKAEILQKWLPETADCRQELVFIGQHIDFALLTAELDACLLDDQEMSLGVEQWKQLKDPFGQWHEEVAV, from the coding sequence ATGCCTGAACGTTTGCCGGTGACTGTGCTATCCGGATTTCTCGGAGCAGGAAAAAGCACCCTGCTAAATTATATTTTGCGTAACCGCGACAACTTGCGTGTGGCCGTCATCGTCAATGACATGAGTGAAATCAACATTGATGCTGGCGAGGTTCAGCGTGATGTGACGCTCAATCGTGCCGAAGAAAAACTGGTAGAAATGAGCAATGGCTGTATCTGTTGCACGCTTCGCGAAGACCTTCTTGAGGAAGTCAGTAAATTGGCCAAAGAAGGGCGGTTTGATTATTTATTGATCGAATCGACGGGTATTTCAGAACCGTTACCTGTGGCCGAAACCTTCACTTTTCGAGACGATTCAGGTCAAAGCCTGGCCGATATCGCACGTCTGGACACCATGGTTACGGTGGTCGATGGTCTGAATTTTTTACAGGATTATCAGGAAGCAGAGAGTCTTGCCTCCCGAGGTGAGACCCTGGGCGAAGACGATGAGCGCTCAATAACCGATCTGCTAATTGAGCAGATTGAGTTCGCCGACGTTATCTTGATCAGCAAAATTGATCTCATCAGCAGTACCGCCCGTCGGGAATTAATCGCCATTCTTGAGCGCCTGAATGCTCAGGCCGAAATCATTCCGATGGTGATGGGTGAAGTGCCGCTGAAAAAAATTCTCGATACCGGACGTTTCGACTTTGAACGGGCAGCCCAGGCCCCGGGCTGGTTAGAAGAGTTACGCGGTGAGCATGTTCCGGAAACTGAAGAATACGGGATTGCGTCGACTGCCTATCGAGCGCGGCGACCCTTTCACCCTGAACGATTCTTTAATTTCATTGATCGTCCCTGGACCAACGGTAAATTGCTGCGCTCAAAAGGTTTTTTCTGGCTTGCCAGCAAATTTCAGGAGGCGGGCAGCTGGTCGCAGGCAGGGGGCTTGATGCGTTATGGATTTGCCGGACGCTGGTGGCGTTTCGTACCGCGCGACCAATGGCCACAGGATGCGCAAACCAAGGCTGAAATCCTGCAAAAATGGCTTCCGGAGACCGCAGATTGCCGCCAGGAACTGGTCTTCATCGGCCAGCACATCGACTTTGCGCTGCTGACCGCGGAACTCGATGCCTGTTTGCTTGATGATCAAGAAATGTCTTTGGGTGTCGAGCAATGGAAGCAGCTGAAAGACCCGTTCGGCCAATGGCATGAAGAGGTGGCGGTGTGA
- a CDS encoding DUF3617 domain-containing protein, with protein sequence MNVRLLGLFMACGLSIPVAAHAQMLQPGLWELTSSNMQVDGQQLPDLQVMLGQLQNMLTPEQKAQLENQGLTMGGKGVRVCLTPDQVKSDEIPLTDPKSGCNQQITERSGNKWKFRFSCPKAQGAGIATFSSDREFTTQVNGTFNATGIQQKGSMDTRAVWLGQNCGTVKPRT encoded by the coding sequence ATGAATGTTCGTCTGCTTGGGCTATTTATGGCCTGTGGTTTGTCGATCCCCGTGGCGGCCCATGCCCAGATGCTGCAACCGGGTCTGTGGGAACTAACCTCCAGCAATATGCAGGTAGACGGGCAGCAACTGCCAGACCTGCAGGTAATGTTAGGTCAATTACAGAACATGCTGACGCCGGAGCAAAAGGCCCAGCTCGAGAACCAGGGGCTTACGATGGGCGGCAAAGGCGTTCGGGTTTGTCTCACGCCCGATCAGGTTAAATCGGATGAGATTCCGCTGACTGATCCCAAGTCAGGATGTAATCAGCAGATTACTGAGCGTAGTGGAAATAAATGGAAGTTCCGCTTTAGTTGCCCAAAAGCCCAGGGCGCGGGCATAGCAACATTCTCCAGCGATCGTGAATTCACCACCCAGGTGAATGGCACCTTCAACGCGACGGGCATTCAGCAAAAGGGCAGCATGGATACGCGCGCGGTCTGGCTCGGACAAAACTGTGGAACAGTCAAACCGCGCACCTGA
- the folE2 gene encoding GTP cyclohydrolase FolE2, with protein sequence MNALSLPDIASQNARQALPLEWVGMCGVALPVLIKGKQHAATADAGVSLDDGEARGIHMSRLYLALEVLESQELNPLLFKKILQRFLDSHDDLSICAYLKIHSQVLLKRPALVSPLSGWKSYPVSIAASLKTGMFHVELKIEVTYSSTCPCSAALARQLIQQQFANDFSNKPLQHTEVLTWLGSTQGIVATPHSQRSTACIQVHLNTELQNFPIDMIINEAERALGTAVQTAVKRADEQAFALANGQNLMFCEDAARRLNVALKTAPGVKGFKLKVVHAESLHSHDAVAESRWNWRA encoded by the coding sequence ATGAATGCCCTAAGCCTTCCAGACATCGCTTCACAAAACGCTCGACAAGCCCTCCCCCTGGAATGGGTCGGAATGTGCGGGGTTGCACTGCCCGTTCTCATTAAGGGGAAACAGCACGCTGCAACTGCCGATGCAGGGGTTAGCCTGGATGACGGCGAGGCTCGCGGAATCCACATGTCGCGCCTTTATCTAGCGCTAGAAGTTCTCGAGTCGCAGGAGCTGAACCCTCTACTTTTTAAAAAAATTCTGCAGCGATTTCTTGACAGTCACGACGATTTATCAATCTGTGCTTACCTGAAAATTCACAGCCAGGTACTGCTAAAACGACCGGCACTGGTCAGCCCTTTAAGTGGCTGGAAGAGTTACCCGGTCAGCATTGCTGCGTCTCTGAAAACCGGTATGTTCCACGTGGAACTAAAAATTGAGGTGACCTATTCATCCACATGCCCGTGCTCAGCGGCATTGGCACGTCAGTTAATCCAGCAACAATTCGCCAATGACTTTTCCAACAAGCCACTGCAACACACTGAAGTTTTAACCTGGCTAGGCAGTACACAGGGCATCGTTGCGACGCCCCATAGCCAAAGAAGTACCGCCTGCATCCAGGTTCATCTCAACACCGAGCTACAGAACTTTCCGATCGACATGATCATTAATGAAGCCGAACGGGCCTTGGGTACTGCGGTACAAACCGCGGTAAAACGAGCAGACGAACAAGCCTTCGCTCTGGCCAATGGACAAAACCTGATGTTTTGTGAAGATGCTGCTCGGCGTTTGAATGTCGCGCTTAAGACCGCTCCCGGGGTGAAAGGCTTCAAGCTGAAAGTGGTTCACGCCGAAAGTCTGCACAGCCATGACGCAGTCGCTGAAAGCCGCTGGAACTGGAGAGCCTGA
- a CDS encoding DapH/DapD/GlmU-related protein: MIRKNPSGDLPQIAESAYVDRTAIICGKVVIGENVFVGPYAVIRADEVDKDGGMQPISIGANSNIQDGVVIHSKSGAAVTIGENTSIAHRSIVHGPCRVGDRVFIGFNSVLFNCELGDGCVVRHNSVVDGRDLPQNFYVPSTTRIGPNTDLSQFSPVSVSESEFSEDVARTNVDLVRGYKALQNEF; the protein is encoded by the coding sequence ATGATCCGTAAAAATCCATCCGGCGATTTACCGCAAATAGCAGAGTCCGCATACGTCGACAGAACCGCCATCATCTGCGGCAAAGTGGTGATCGGCGAAAATGTATTTGTCGGACCCTATGCTGTTATCCGCGCCGATGAAGTCGACAAGGATGGCGGGATGCAACCCATCAGCATCGGCGCCAATTCCAATATTCAGGATGGTGTGGTCATTCACTCAAAGTCCGGAGCGGCCGTGACTATTGGTGAAAACACTTCGATAGCGCACCGTTCCATCGTCCACGGACCTTGCCGCGTTGGCGATCGAGTGTTCATCGGATTCAACAGTGTGCTGTTCAATTGTGAACTGGGTGACGGTTGTGTTGTGCGGCATAACTCGGTCGTCGATGGCCGCGACCTGCCGCAAAACTTCTACGTACCGTCCACCACACGTATCGGACCAAACACTGACCTGAGCCAGTTTTCACCCGTCAGTGTCAGTGAGTCGGAATTTTCAGAGGACGTAGCGCGCACCAACGTAGATCTGGTGCGCGGCTATAAAGCGCTGCAAAACGAGTTTTGA